TGATTCGCAATTCCATCGACCACGGAATAGAGTCTCCCGAGGAAAGGACGGAAGCCGACAAACCGGCGCAAGGAACCGTTTTCCTAACAGCAGAGCAAAAGGGAGGCAATATACTCATCAACATTCAGGACGACGGTCGAGGGCTGGATGTGAAAAGAATCCATGCCCGGGCCGTGGAACGGGGCATTATCGGAGCAAATGAGCCTCTCGAAGAAAGGGAAGTGTATGATCTCATCTTTCATCCCGGCTTTTCAACCAAAGACCAGGTAACAGAAGTTTCGGGCCGGGGTGTTGGAATGGATGTGGTGAAAAAGAGCGTGGAAAGGCTGCGAGGTAAAATCGAAATATCCAGCTCAAAAGGAAATGGCACCCGATTCAACCTCAAGCTGCCCCTCACGATGGCTATCATTGACGGAATGATCGTACGGGTGGGTGAGGAACGTTTTGTAGTCCCCACCATAGCCCTCAAGGAATCGCTCCGGCCGGCTCGAGAAGCCTATCTGACAGTGCAGGGCAAAGGTGAACTGATCAAAGTGAGGGAACAACTCATGCCCCTCATCCGGCTTCATGAGATTTTTGAAGTGGAACCCCGATACCGAAATCCATGGGAAGGATTGCTCTTGGTGGTCAATGAAGACAATCGCTCGTATTGTCTGCAGGCGGATGAAATTATCGGGCGCCAGGAAGTGGTGATCAAAAGTCTCGGAACGACACTGCGTCATCTCGGCGGAATTTCAGGGGGAGCCATTCTTGGGGATGGAAAAGTTGCCTTGATCGTTGATGTCAAAGGTATCGTGAGTCTCTACGAGGACAAATTAAGATGATGATATCGGTAGAAAAAGAAGATTGGATCGAACTGATTCAAGCACTCAAGAATATCAGTGAAAAAACATCCTCATGGGTCGACGTGGAGAGCGATACCGAGGAGATCGCTGAATCTCAAAAGCTCCTGCAGTCTTTTCATACTACTGCCGCCATGTTGGGCCTCCAACAGCTGGAAGAGGCCGGTGTCGCCCTGGAAAAGTATTTGCTCAAGCCAAAGGAACCGGGGAGCAATGGAGAAGTTCCATCCAATTTCAATCTCGCTGTAGATGCCTTGCTGACCAGGCTCGAAAACACTCATGAAACGGAATATCACAACGTGTCGTGTGTTGAGGAAATCACCTCCATACTGGAGGGGGCTTTCCATGCTCCCCCGGAAAGCACAACCCTTGCGGAAAAGGATGTGCTCCCAACGCCGGAGTCTTTGACGGAATTATCCAAGGAAGAGACAAGACGGCAGGTAGCTGCTGGAGATGCGGATCACTCTGCCGCCGGTTTTGACGATCTGGATCAAATTGTATCCAAGCTCGGCGGACAGCTGATCATAAACAGGGAAACTGCTGAAAATGGAAAAGGGTCTTTCCAACTCCATTTTCCATCGGACCCGGACATCTTGAAACGCATCGGGACATTGCTGGCGCCATGCGACCCCAATTCGCAGTTTGCTTCACAATTGAACAATCGAGACACCAAAGTGGAGGCAATCCTGACCGGTATCAAGAAATTTATGAACGCTCTTTCCAGCGGCAACCTTGCGGAGGCCCAGGAGATCCTGCTTTCTTTCCAGGAAAAACAGCAGCAGGCAGGACTTTTTGTGGAGATAGGAACTCTGGCCAGAGACCTGCACAATTCCTTGAAGAGCTTTATGAACACTATGGATCCCGCCTTGAAGGACCTGGTTATGGACAAACTGCCGGACTCGGGCAACCGCCTGGAACATATTCTGCAAATCACGGAACATGCTGCGACCACCACCCTGGATCATGTTGAATCATTGCAGAAAAGAAATCAGATGGACCAGGCCAATCTGGAGAAACTCCAAAAGATTCTATCCGGCCTCAAAGCCATCGGGGAACCCGCTCAGGCTCGTCTCACGGATAGCGGTACCCTACTCGATCAACTGAGTGCTTCTGCCATTCAAACCCGTGATGATTTGATCACGATACTCACCGCTCAAGATTATCAAGATCTGACGGGACAGATCATCTTGAAGATTATCAATTTATTGAACGATCTCCAGCTCAAAATGGTGAATCTCATTCGAACTTTCGGGGTGGCGATCGATGATCGGAAGAAGACCCAGTCGGAAGAATTGTATGGACCAGCACATCAAGGAAAACTGGGTGCACTCCATTCTCAGGATGATGTGGACAACCTGCTGGCTGAATTCGGTTTCTAAGGGAGTTGGCGGATTCCAATATCCCGTTATTCGCCACGGAGACAAGGAGAGAACGGAGAAGATTTTGGAATTCTTAAGGGATTCCTCCGCGATTTCTGTGCCTCCGTGGTAAATGGGGATTTCAAGAGCGACTCACTCCCGCCCCCTCGCCCCTATCCCTAAAGACGGGCAAGGGGGGTATACTCTTTATGCCGCGTTCAAGGCAAGGCAAAGTTCCTGGGCGGTAAGGATCTTATCGATAGCCAGGAGGATCTTGACACGGCCATCGGTTTTGGCCATTCCCAGGATATAATCCGTATCCAGTTTGGTTCCAAATTGTGGAGTTTCCTCTATATCGTCATTCCTGATCTGCACCACCTCCGATACGGAATCCACAACGATACCCATCATGGTCGACCCGGAGTTGCTGAAAATCTCTACGACAATGATACAGGTGCGTTCGGTATACTCCTGGGAAGCCATTCCAAACTTGAGTCTCAGGTCTACCACCGGAATCACCTTGCCGCGCAGGTTTACAACGCCCTTAACAAAATCGGGAGTTTGAGGCACCGTTGTAATGGGCATCATCCCTATGATTTCTTTGACCTTCAGTATTTCTATTCCGTAGTCCTCATCTGCCAGGGTGAAAGTTAGATACTTTCCTCCTCTATCCATTTTGATCTTGCTCGTTTGATCTTCCATCCCGTTCCCTTCATGACGATGTTGAAGATTCGAAACCGCCAGGGCATTACACCCCGGCAAGGTCTTAGAGACTGTCTGAAAATTCCTCTGCCTGGGAGCCGAACCTGCTTCGACTCCCCCCTTGAGGGGGGCCTGGAGGGTGTCAAGATTTGGCGAACAGGAAAAACACCCCCCAAGCCCCCCCTCAAGGGGGGAATTTTGAGACAGCCTCTTACAGCAAAAATGCAAGGTCTGCATATCCTGAAGGTTTATCGGCATTGCCCGAGAAGGACTTTAACAAGGTTTTTCGAGGTGGTCAGAAACATCATCCCTGTGCCTGACGGTCTTCGAGCATTGCGAGCGCCATGCCCTTTTCTTCTTTAAATCTGGCCCTGACAGCGGCACGCACACTCGGAGTCGAAAGTCCGAACTTCGAAGCACGCATAGCATAAACGTTTTCTATTATTTGTTTTTCCGTGATCTCTTTTCCCGAAGATTGAATCCGCTCGACCGCCTCACTGAAAAGATTGGCCGCCCCATGAGGACCATGCTGAACGGCGGTGCTCCAAAGCACCTGTTGAAGCACTCCGGATTGTGCGCTGATATCCACACCGGTTTTTTCCTGAATTTCATTTAGAGCAACATTGTAATGAGATTCTTGAATGAATTCTTCCTGCAGTTTCTCGAAACGAACCGGATCTTCTTGTGCAATTCGATTCCATTCCCTGGGCATACTTCCGTCAGTGCCTCCCGTATCGGCAGGGCCCGATTCCCGAAGTCTTGCAGACCACTTAGGGGCATGCTTATCTAAAAATTCCAAAAAGTTCCGCAAGGTTCCCTGACGGGATGAAATCTGAAACATGCCATAGGAAGTTCCACCGTTTCTATCGTACCCTATGGCCCCCACGCCGGCGCTGCCCGATTCGAATTGCGCAGACAAGGAACCCAGGTCATAGGAGCTTTTACTGTGTGAATGAATGGGCGATTCCCCTGCAGCCGCCATAATCGGATTCCGGGACTTAAAATTCCCCATGCGGCCGGCCAGTTCGTAGGCTCTCAACACCATCCCGCCGCTCGAATGAGCCATCGCCTGCAAAAAGGCCGAAGTCGCCAACTCTGCGAGACCCCCGCTCTGATTCGGCAAAGAGACGGCATCGTTTGAAAACTGTAAGACTGCATTCCGGCAAATGAAATGTCCCAAGGGTGGCTCAATCCCACGGCCGCCATCCGCTCCCGATGATTCTCTCCCCATATCGGTGCCGACCCGATTCAACACGGCGTCAAACCGTTGTTCTCCTTTTGCATGCGGCAGGTAATTGCGAGTTTCGTCAACTTTTTCGCCGCTTGATCGTTGCCCTTGAGGAGCGGTGATTTTGAATGCCATGGATGACTCCTCTCTACAAATATCCTTGCTTGCCTTGCTGAATGAGAAAACGATTACAATACCAACACGTTGTTTCGGCCCCCGGTTTTCGCTTCATACAGGGCCCTGTCCGCACGATCAAAAACATCTTCCTCTTTCTGATCCAGGGGTTCGACCTGTGTCCCCCCGACGCTGATGCGAACGATTATCTGTTTGCCTTGATAGAAGAAACGGGTTTTTTCGATGGAAGAGTGTATCTTTTCGGCGACTTTTTTCATGGCTTCTCGATCTGTTCCGGGAAGGATTACAACAAATTCATCCCCACCGTAGCGACTCAAGAAGTCGGAAACACGCAAAATCCCCTTGACCTTGTTGATCACTTCCTTCAGACACAGGTCCCCCGCTGCGTGACCATAACTGTCGTTGACATTCTTGAAGTCATCCACATCCAGCAAGAGCATGGAAAAAACCTGCCCATAGCGGGTATAACGCTGAAATTCTTCTTTGAGCCGCTGTTCATAAGCCCTTCGGTTATGGATATTCGTGAGAGGATCAATGAAGGCTTCCCTCTCAAGATTCCTGGCCCTCTCCTGGATCTGATCGATTTCCGTTTTTACATTCTCTATTTTCTTTTGGAGTCCCCCCAGTTGCTCATGGGCCTCGGCCAGTCTTTTCTCGTCTTCTCGACGCTTCATTTCAAGAGCGGAACGGATCGTAGCTATTTTAGTGATCACCAGTTTTTTTAACTCACCCAAATCAGTACTGACATCCATGGACCGCTTCATATCATCCATCTGAGTTTCAATGATCAGATTGAAATCGGCATTTGCCTGGTGCGCCTGACGCCTGCCATTGAGAGAGGAAAAAAGATGACTTTCCATTTGTACGAGGTTTTCATTGATTTCTGAGATGAACTGAGCGATTTGCTTGCGCTCTTCTGAAATGCTTTTGATGGAAAACTCTATAAAGGCAAGAATGTCTTTTTTTATTGAAAAAAGTTGCGAAGGATCGGCACTGCGTTTGATTTTCTGTTGCAGTTCGGATAAACCGTTCACATCCCTTTTCCCCAGATCGTTTGTGACCACCTGAAGGACATCCAGGTAAATCTCTTGAAGTTCTTTCAGGTACAAGCCGCCGGGTTCTCCCGGTTCCCTGAGGTCCTTCGCTTTTTTGAAAAGTCTTCCCCAAACCGGGGAAGAGTGATTGGAGATAGCGGGGGGCAACAGATCCTCCTCACCCAACTTTACAAAGATTTCCTTTATATTGCTGAGGGACTTCTCGAGGTCGGCCAAATCTGTGTCTTTGAACAATAAGGATTTGAAATCGTTCAGGGCGCAGTAGAGCGAATCATTCGCCGATGCTTGAATCCACGTCAGGAAGGTGGACAAGGAACGTCTATAAAATGTTTGCAGTTGCTCCTTTTCCTCCTGAAGTTCTATCACGTGATTGAAAAGACGTTCTTTCTGAGACTTGAGGATAAGAATTTCATTCTTCATGGTTTTGAGTTCAGCTTTCGTTTGATCCGGACATTGTAAAGACAAACCATTGCAACAGGATATTTCCGATATCAGATGAAAAACATCCTCTCTCGCAGAAAGGGCCTGGCACAGAGAAGAAGATGCAAGCGGCCGGCGCTGTGCAGAGATCTCCTTTAAAGCTTCAATGACGATTTCCGACAACCTTCCCATATTTTTGCCAAGCTCTTGAGAATCCTGACCCCGCCCCATCGGCACTCCCTCATCCATCCCTTTGTCGGGTGGTCAAAGTCTTTTCCCTGCCCACCGTCATAGCCCCAGACATCACCCTGGTAGACAACACTCTGCTTTTGCCCACCAGACGGTAGAAGCCTCGTTGTCATTCTATGTCACCGGACTCACTTTGACCGGTTTCAATTCAAACAACTGACAGACCATTCCGGATGTCCCATGAACCAATGTATCGGGATACCGCCTGGAGCGTAGCCCCCAAGCCTTGCAGCCATACGGCAGGTTGCGATCCCATGTGATAAAAAAGTGCTTGCATTTTATACAGGTTATGTTTTTCATTCCTCACTTCTCATGCAAAATTATTGATTGAAAATTGTGTGAAGGGGGGCGCTTTTTGTTTCTGTCTGTCCCGGATCTCACCAATGTTAAAAAGCGAATTTCGTGCCATTTTAAGCGCTTGTCGACAAGCCATCCGCATAAATGAAGGATTTAAGAGATTGGAGGCTCGCTTCTCTTTGACCCGGGTAAACCGCATTTATTTTTTAAGTTTCCTATGCAGATGCCGATAATATTATCGTTGGAGGAGCTGACATGAGAATAACTTCCCATCTGGTGCAGAACGTAATTCGGAACTACAGCAAACAACTACAGCGTTCGAAACTTTCTGCCGGGTCGGACGTCCCTGACGCAGAACGCAAAAGAATGCCATCTGCAAATGTCAGCATATCTGAAGAAGCCGGACGGCAAATGATTTTGCAGCATTTCGCATCCCAGACGAAAGACTTGAATGAATCCACTTACTGTGACGGGAATGACCAACTGACAATCACACTTCCGATTCCTGTAGATTGAGAAACAATTACAAAATGGTTAAAAATACAAAAATAAGAATGGCCATTTCCCGGAAGAAACCAGTTGGACTGAGGAGAAAAAATCACATCAGACCCTTTGTGATGGAGAAAGTCTTGGGGCAAAAAGGAAAAAAATTCCTACCTTTCAGAGCGAACTTGCTCCATACTGTTTCCGGTAAGGCTTCCATCATCGCTCGGATACTCAAGAAAGAATTGAAGAGGCTTTACAACATGGACATCAAGCAACTCAACACCTATAGTGCTCCACACATCGAACGCCCACAGGAAACGTTTCTTCGGAACAAATTGGAAGACAATGAGTCGGAAAACAAGACTCCAATGGTGACGCAGGACCGTGTGGAATTATCCGATAAATACCAGGAAATGAACCGGCTGACGAAAGTCTCCATGGATCGGGAAGAAATTCGCACGGAGGTTGTAGACCATTATCGTAATCTCCTGAAGAATGACGCGTATTCGATAGATGCTGAAAAGATTGCAGAAAAGATGATCTCTGAGCTGTTTTGATTTTCAACCCCATACGATCACGAAACCGCCAAAAATCAACACGGCATGTCAGTAGATTGACAAACTGTTGGAGTTCAAAGCACCTGGATGTACGGCTGAAGCAGAGAGAATTCAGAGAATTCCTTGTCCCTATTTTCTTTTCCCGAGGCAGCGAAGCTTTCATGGCAACTCCCTTGTCTGCCCTTTGACGCTTCATAATGAACAGTTTCTTATCGTATATCCCTCTCATAAACGGAGCGGTTACAATAAAGAATGAAAAAGCGCAGATGGAAGATTGGATACTTATAGCGCGACAGGAATGGAACAAAGGAAGAGACGCGATTGTCTCCTCCTTTGTTCACCAAGAGATAAAGGAGTTGCAGAGAGAAAGCCGCCTACCCAGAGAGCAAGCAAATGATGTCTGAGTGTCTCACGCCATTCGCTTGAAAGTTCCCGCCATAAAATCAGATCATTGAATCCTCAGTACAGCTCTACATTGAAAGGTGAACAAAATGCGGTTGCCGTCACCCTGGTGAAAGCTGGGATCCAGAAAAGCTTAATTGACCTGGATTCCGACTTTCGTCGGAATGACGATGGATAGACTCCACCGATTTTGTACGCTTGTTTGTGTGGGGCTGCACTCAGCAAAGCTTATTTTACAAATACTGTGCCAAATTTAGGCCGTTGAGCATACTTGTGACTTGGAGCGCGGCCTGGTAGGCGGTTTGCTTTTGCTGCAATTGCAATATTGTTCGAACCATATCGGCATCCTCTATCTGTGACAGGTTGGACTTTTGTCCTATTTCCATATCATCCAGGAAGTTCTGCCGCCGTTCGAGACCTGCCAGGCGGGACCCGACTATAGAGGTTTGTTTGGAAAATCCTTCGATAGCCGTATCGATAAATTCCATCTCCTGGCTGATGGCATCCGTATCTCCATCCGCAATGGCCTTTCTGAGCTTGACAAGATGTTGCAAGCTGTTCTCCCCATCGCCTGCCGGGTCGTAAAGAAAAGTATCCGCTCCACTCACATTCACTTTCTGCTCACTGGATTCTCCCACCCGAACCGTGAAGGTACCTTCTAAATTACTCTCAACCGAAATGGGATAATTGCTGTTTGCAGCATTGGCTTCAGAAAGATCGAAAGGCGGTTGCCCACTGTTCACCGCAAAAAGATAGCGACCCTGATATTTCTGATTGCCAACCGATACGGCTTCTTCAAGGATCTGGTCCAATTCGGACAAATAGGCCGTGTCCTTTTCACTCAAAGTTCCATTGATCGATCCTATTGCGATTTCTTTTGCTCTTACAAACAAATCCGAAAGCTGATTCAAAGCATTCTCGGTGGCATTCCCCCAACTGACGGCAAAATCAATATTCTTGGAGTATGCTTCAAGTTTTTTTAGCCCTTGTTTGATATCCATGGACCCAGCCCACCCCATGGGATCATCGGAAGGCTTTGCCAGTCGTTTTCCAGATGAAGCAGCAATTGACAACTGTGCCAGGTCGGCATTCAGTCTGCCAAGATTTGCAGCCGTTCCTTCGTGGCTGGACGCTAAAGTGACTCTCATGGGTGCCCCCTCTTTCTTTTCTTAGAACCACCTATCCTTGGCAGCGAACATTCCCCTTCAATTCCCCCTCGAGGTGAGACTAAAGGCAATGCCGTTGACTTAACCAACTTTCGTCATTCCGACGAAAGCCGGAATCCA
This region of Desulforhabdus amnigena genomic DNA includes:
- a CDS encoding DVU0524 family FlgM-associated protein, whose product is MRITSHLVQNVIRNYSKQLQRSKLSAGSDVPDAERKRMPSANVSISEEAGRQMILQHFASQTKDLNESTYCDGNDQLTITLPIPVD
- a CDS encoding flagellin N-terminal helical domain-containing protein, which encodes MRVTLASSHEGTAANLGRLNADLAQLSIAASSGKRLAKPSDDPMGWAGSMDIKQGLKKLEAYSKNIDFAVSWGNATENALNQLSDLFVRAKEIAIGSINGTLSEKDTAYLSELDQILEEAVSVGNQKYQGRYLFAVNSGQPPFDLSEANAANSNYPISVESNLEGTFTVRVGESSEQKVNVSGADTFLYDPAGDGENSLQHLVKLRKAIADGDTDAISQEMEFIDTAIEGFSKQTSIVGSRLAGLERRQNFLDDMEIGQKSNLSQIEDADMVRTILQLQQKQTAYQAALQVTSMLNGLNLAQYL
- a CDS encoding protein phosphatase CheZ, which gives rise to MMISVEKEDWIELIQALKNISEKTSSWVDVESDTEEIAESQKLLQSFHTTAAMLGLQQLEEAGVALEKYLLKPKEPGSNGEVPSNFNLAVDALLTRLENTHETEYHNVSCVEEITSILEGAFHAPPESTTLAEKDVLPTPESLTELSKEETRRQVAAGDADHSAAGFDDLDQIVSKLGGQLIINRETAENGKGSFQLHFPSDPDILKRIGTLLAPCDPNSQFASQLNNRDTKVEAILTGIKKFMNALSSGNLAEAQEILLSFQEKQQQAGLFVEIGTLARDLHNSLKSFMNTMDPALKDLVMDKLPDSGNRLEHILQITEHAATTTLDHVESLQKRNQMDQANLEKLQKILSGLKAIGEPAQARLTDSGTLLDQLSASAIQTRDDLITILTAQDYQDLTGQIILKIINLLNDLQLKMVNLIRTFGVAIDDRKKTQSEELYGPAHQGKLGALHSQDDVDNLLAEFGF
- a CDS encoding flagellar biosynthesis anti-sigma factor FlgM, whose translation is MGQKGKKFLPFRANLLHTVSGKASIIARILKKELKRLYNMDIKQLNTYSAPHIERPQETFLRNKLEDNESENKTPMVTQDRVELSDKYQEMNRLTKVSMDREEIRTEVVDHYRNLLKNDAYSIDAEKIAEKMISELF
- a CDS encoding chemotaxis protein CheW; its protein translation is MEDQTSKIKMDRGGKYLTFTLADEDYGIEILKVKEIIGMMPITTVPQTPDFVKGVVNLRGKVIPVVDLRLKFGMASQEYTERTCIIVVEIFSNSGSTMMGIVVDSVSEVVQIRNDDIEETPQFGTKLDTDYILGMAKTDGRVKILLAIDKILTAQELCLALNAA
- a CDS encoding GGDEF domain-containing protein, translating into MGRGQDSQELGKNMGRLSEIVIEALKEISAQRRPLASSSLCQALSAREDVFHLISEISCCNGLSLQCPDQTKAELKTMKNEILILKSQKERLFNHVIELQEEKEQLQTFYRRSLSTFLTWIQASANDSLYCALNDFKSLLFKDTDLADLEKSLSNIKEIFVKLGEEDLLPPAISNHSSPVWGRLFKKAKDLREPGEPGGLYLKELQEIYLDVLQVVTNDLGKRDVNGLSELQQKIKRSADPSQLFSIKKDILAFIEFSIKSISEERKQIAQFISEINENLVQMESHLFSSLNGRRQAHQANADFNLIIETQMDDMKRSMDVSTDLGELKKLVITKIATIRSALEMKRREDEKRLAEAHEQLGGLQKKIENVKTEIDQIQERARNLEREAFIDPLTNIHNRRAYEQRLKEEFQRYTRYGQVFSMLLLDVDDFKNVNDSYGHAAGDLCLKEVINKVKGILRVSDFLSRYGGDEFVVILPGTDREAMKKVAEKIHSSIEKTRFFYQGKQIIVRISVGGTQVEPLDQKEEDVFDRADRALYEAKTGGRNNVLVL
- a CDS encoding VgrG-related protein is translated as MAFKITAPQGQRSSGEKVDETRNYLPHAKGEQRFDAVLNRVGTDMGRESSGADGGRGIEPPLGHFICRNAVLQFSNDAVSLPNQSGGLAELATSAFLQAMAHSSGGMVLRAYELAGRMGNFKSRNPIMAAAGESPIHSHSKSSYDLGSLSAQFESGSAGVGAIGYDRNGGTSYGMFQISSRQGTLRNFLEFLDKHAPKWSARLRESGPADTGGTDGSMPREWNRIAQEDPVRFEKLQEEFIQESHYNVALNEIQEKTGVDISAQSGVLQQVLWSTAVQHGPHGAANLFSEAVERIQSSGKEITEKQIIENVYAMRASKFGLSTPSVRAAVRARFKEEKGMALAMLEDRQAQG